From the genome of Chelonoidis abingdonii isolate Lonesome George chromosome 13, CheloAbing_2.0, whole genome shotgun sequence:
ttccccgcgccctcTACtgggaggagccgccggagcttccccgcacccGCTATGAGGAGGAGCGGCCGgagcctccccatccctgctgttaccccgaggaacccctgGAGCAAGCCTGGCTGGActtcccagaggagctgccggacctaccgcccagccccggcCAAGAGGGgcccatgctgctggacttcccgGGAGCTGATGGCACGGAGGGGGatatcggaagtagcccgggggcagccgactttagtcaggctgcagatgtaCCCATACCAAtggcagtgtgttgcggtcaggatccccactgaccgtcagcggtgacagccgctactagggccccgggctggaacacagtggagtgggagggcctgcgttccccctgccacccttccaagggtggcagactcctcctctccctggaaTGAGGAGGCCAATAAGACTATATtgcctgctcagcccctgctgaaggacCTGACCCGCAAGCTGATTGTTGCCCTGCCCTAAGCCAGGGCCTGCTTTATACACCTGAACTGCTTGTGGCcccccctgcccaagggcctgggcttactgactttgtattgttgctcagccttgCCGCAGAAGGCCGGAGCTCCCCCAAGCTACTGGGCAGTGACGCTCagccctgaggtaaagggcaGGACTCGACTATGTGTAgcaggccggtgtggctcccctccaccctcaggGAAGGTCGAGCCCCGGCTGCCAACTTTACAtgaaccaataccattgtcaggattcttccttccccccaacatattttaaatacctttttcttattgtccttaagtCTGCTTGTGTCCCTTTGCCTTCctcatcaattttctacaattcataACTTCAGATTTATTTCCTTTACTGTCAGCTCCCCCATCTTTTAtgtattataaaaaaataaaaaagctcctTATTCCATTCCCACACACAACCTTTTGCCTGCCCAAGGGCCTAATTGGAGCCGGCACTCCCAGTGAGGAAAGGTCCCATAACACATTCCTCAGTCCATCTGTGCTGGAGCTGGATTACAGACAGCACCCCCAGAGAAGGGAAAGACCCTATATTCCATTCCCAACCCTCCACCCTAGGTCAGCCAATACCACCATTCCTTTAAAATTGTAGTAATAGATTCATAGTCTTTAAGGACAGAAAGGACTACAAGGTCCATacagcctgacctcctgcatccaGCCTGATACCTTGTGATTGTCATTTTGTttgatgtttgtacagtgcctagcacaagtgGGTCTGGTCTCCTAAGTACTTCCACGATGCAGAGAACCAGCGGCTGGTGTGTTGAGACCACTGCTCACCTTGCTGACCAATCCTGTCTCGTTGTTACTTTGTGCTCCCTCATCTGTCTGtatctatctgttgtctcttgtcttctacTTAGATCGTCAACTCCTTGGGGCAgcgactgtctctttgttctgtgttttttcagcacctggcacagtggggaccTGGTCTATGACTGGGCACCTCAGCACTGTCAGCTTAACAcatataataaatagtaatattgTGTGTGGAGATAAGTGATTACACTCGCAGAGCTCTGGCCCTCTAGTTACCAAGATGGCCAGTAGATGATGTAGCAAGAGTTTACGAAAGTGAGGGATATTTGGCAGGAATTCATTGTCTGCTCTGCTCACATAAGTAACGGACTAATGCCATCTTGAGCAGGGCACTCGAATGATGGTGAACAGAGATCGGTAGGAAAGGCTGTTCACATCTTGTGAAATTGTTTTGAGATTTTAAATCATTTCGCTTCTAGAATCAGCATGAAGGgttgaaatcttgaaaaatttgcatgaaccaaaaattaaaaaaaaaaaaaaaattagtttgggtcaattgaaatgttttgttttgacaatttcaaaatgttttgatttttttaaaaatctctagttAGCTTTAATTTGAGTCGAACCATAAAGATGGAAATTTCCATTTACTGAATGTCCAAATAGGAGGTTTCcacatttttgaaactttttgacTTTTCTCAAAAAATGTTGTCACCCACCGACACCCTACCCCCCAAAATGTTCAGGTTGGATGAATCAGCATATTCTGACAAGAGAATTTTGAGTTAAAAgattcccaaccagctgtaatGGAGAGTCCACATGGACCAAGATCAAAGCCACCAACCACCCTACTGGTAGAGAAAGACTCACTCCATAGACTCTATATCTGTTTCAAGGCATCCCACCTCTGGGGTTGCCATTTCATCAGCTGCTCTTACATGTAAAAACTGTGTACTTGGTGTATGATCGGCTCCttatctttcaaatatttttgaaaatgcaacTCAGTAATAGTGGTGATTTCTGAGTCAGTATCAAACAAACAGCAGATCTTCACCTCAGCTATAAGTACTTCAGCAGTTAGTCTCCAAATGCTCGCTCACACAAGTCGATAGATATGCTGGCACTGTCTGAGCTCCTCTCAGCGCTGTATGCAGACTGATTTTCCATCAAGGTCATGTCTAGGAATCCTTCTGTCACTGTTCGGCCTTCTGCTGTTAATGGATCACTCATTCCTGATATCCCTTTGGTTTTGAGTAGCTGGGGCTCTGGACTCTTTGACAGTGGACATTCTCAGCTAGTACGCCCTGGTGCTTCACAAGTGTAGCAAATGTACCTTCCCTGGATATCCTTCAGTGGGAATCTTTGGGATCCTTGGGCATAATAAGGGAGATTTTACCTCTCATTCCCTGAGTCATTGTTTTCAGCAGCATCCCCTGTTTGCTGGCCAGTTGCTGACCAGTTTCATTTAAACTTTCCAGTGATAACTGTGTTTGGGGAAAAGCCTTTCCCCTCTTAGATGCATTACCTAGGCCTCCACTTTGTGTAGGGGGGTTGGGCTTGGCCATCTCTTCCACGGGAACTTGCTCTAATTCAGACCATGTAATGGCAGCTTGCCCGAGTTCATGGACATTCTTACTGGGCTCTTCTTTAGACCTCTTCTTCATTTCACAGTGGAGGGAGTCATCCCAAGGTGCCAGCACTAACTACGCTTTCAGGACCATATTTATGTTCCAAACTTGTTGTGGGTCCCAGTGCTTCACCTGGCTCATTCTCTCCTAGAGCTCATATGAGTAGACCCGAATGGTTCCACCTGGATTCTGTGTCAGCTCATAGAATTCTTTGAGTCTGATTCCACTTTTTCTGCATACAGCTGAAATGTCTTCTCTGTGTCTGGCTTGTCAGCTGTTGCCATGAACTTCACTGTGGATCTGGCCTGGAATTTAAAATACTCTTCCATAAAATCCACATGGACTTCTTCAGGTACTCTCAAAACCTATAGAGCTGCCTTCACTGACTTAATCCATTCTTCTATCCAGATGTGTGCTAGTTTCATTGAGAAGCCACTGAACTCAGATATCTTCTGGTCCCATAGAAgatggccctgatctcagctggagcaggttctgttccttgctttgtgtctgtgcagtgcccagcacaatggggtcctgatctcaggtGGAGAAGGGACTCTACCGCTGTGTGTCAGTGCAGTGCCCgaaacaatggggccctgatatcAGCTGGGGAAGGAACTGTAACTTGTTCAGTGTCTGTACCATGCATGGcacagccctgatctcagttgcagCCTCTTTGCTACCACAACAGAAAGGAATATGAATAATCTCTTTGGGCAGGAGAACAGGGATTGTTCCTGGAGGTCCATCAAGGACAGTCCTTGTTTGAATTgcaaagcagagggcaggggtGTTGTGTGGATGACAGATGGTTTGTGTGGAGTGGGAAAGGGAAGGCAGGTTGTGGGGCAGATTAGGGCAGGCTTCTTCTGCAGAGTGGGAGAGGCCAGAGGGTTTGTGTGGGTGGAAAGGCCCGGGACTGTGGAGAGAGCAGAAGGCTCCACATGGTCACAGAAGAGGTTACAGTAGCCATGAGAGGTAGAGACGGTTTTGTGCCAACTGCTTTCCCAGCTCAGACCCCCTGGGCGGTCACATTTCTCCTCAGTGCCCTCTACAGGGCCCCGTgcacctccttgttcctcagcGTGTAGATGAAGGGGTTGAGCATGGGGGTCACCATGGTGTAGAAGAGGGATACTATTTTGCCCCGCTGCTGAGAGTAACTGGATGGAGGCTGTAGATACATGGAAATGCCTGTGCCATAAAAGAGCGACACCACGACCAGGTGGGAGGCACAGGTGTTGAAGGCCTTGAACCTGCCTTTCGCTGAGTGAATCTTCAGCACGGCGGTGCCGATGTAGACGTAGGACATCAGAATGAATCCCAGTGGGACCAGCAGGAAAATCACCGCACCAGCGAGGAGCTTGGCCTCATTGGCAGAGGTGTCGATACATGCCAGTTTGAGCAGGGCCGGCACCTCGCAGAAGAGGTTATCAATTTGGTTCCGCCCACACCGGGGAAGCCTCAGGGTCAGAATGGTCTGCAGCATGGAGTTGCCAAAGCCGCACAACCAGGAGGTGGCCGCCAGCTGCAGGCAGAAGCGGAGGCTCATGATGGCTGTGTAGCGCAGTGGCTGGCAGATAGCGGCATAGCGGTCATAGGCcatgatggccagcaggaggcactcggTGCAACCCAGCGAGAGGGAGATATAGAGCTGGGCTACGCAGCCAGCCCAAGAGATGGATTTGTGGCTTCTTCGGAAATTCAGCAGCATCTGGGGGCCAACACTGGTGGTGTAGCAGAGGTCCAAGAAAGAGAGGTtgctgaggaagaaatacataGGCGTGTGGAGATGGGGGTCTAGCCAGGAAACCATGATGATGGTGGTGTTTCCAAGCAAGGTTATGGTGTAAGAGATTAAAATGAGCACAAAGAGCAGCAGCTCCAACTGTGGTCGGTCAGATACCCCTAGCAGGATGAATTCCCCCAAGGAGCTTTGGTTTCCATCTTCCCGTGACCCTTTGCCATACATCACCTGTAGAGGCCAGAAAGAATAACGGTGAAAAATATCTGGCAGCAAGGAGATTTGTGATCATAGGTGCTAATGCTGGGATTGACAGTGGGTATTTTTGGAGGGGTAGCCTTGAGTCCTAGGAGACAGGTAAGTGTTAAGTGAATGGATTAGGGAAAAGCTGGAATCTTTAATAACCTGGGAATGACCCACCTGCAGCACTGCATACATTTATGCAAAGGTCAGAGAAATCTGTCATCTGTCTGTCTGCAGGGTTGTTGTAGTtgggtcagtcccaggatattgaaGAGAtgaagtggatgaggtaatatcttttattggacctgttACCAATGGTTTTCAGAACTCACAGCAGGAGCAACTTCACTGTTTCACTCCAGGTGGTGTCAGgcttaaatcaatgggaacacagcaTTTCTGTCTGATGAAATATTAATACAAGTTAGCGGGTTCTATCTAAGcctgcagtttattagatttaagtgcacacagacataagcaatagATTTAGAGCATCCCAGATATTTACATAAAAACTGGACGGGTATTGAGTAATTAGCAGCAGGTTCTCAGTGGCCAGTTGCTCACCTACCGGGGAGAAAAGATGTCAAGAAAAATATCACTCTAAatggcttcagaggactgctccaGAATCCACTGGATTCACTGATCTTTGATAACTAACTACTACAAAACACATAGGTCATAATAACCTTTACAAAATCAtcacatttcctaactttcaataaacttctATCAGAGGTGCCCAGACTCCAGGTCTTCCGTTCACCAAGGTTTTCAATCTCCTTTGTTgacctttctttctcctcctcccattcAGATTAGCAGAAACTCCCAGCTAGTTTTCACCTTGCCTATAAAAGCTGTTTTCcaattaactcttaactatctgatgttccattttattaattcatcatGTCTCAATGCACAAAATATGGTTGCAATTACCTTGATTACACTCTGGGGTACACACATCCATCAAATCAAGGGTAACAGACAAGTTTccactggtgagagagagaagcttttgagctcacacagagcatttctgcaggtctgggaaatgtactcagagtgtcacagctaaatgcaaagtgAAGCAGATCGTTCAGTACAAGTACTTAAAACATATTTCAATGGACCATTCATGGTGAAATGGTCTGTAACATGCTTCCAGTCAtcgaggggaaaggagggggaaaaataagCTGATAGGGGTGGGGTCAGTGAGATATAGATTTTGTCTCTGTTCTatccatgattttcagtgtccagCAAAGTTAGGAATTTAAGCTACCAGGCTGgtcttttgaaagttttgtgcaggtttcctttcagGATGAGGGTTGATATGTCATTAATACAATGATCACTTTGTGTCAAGTTTTCACCCACCAGTGATAGGGTATTTTCGTCTTCTATCATTgtcctgtgagagttcattcaagagtatAGTGATTGTCTGCTTTCACCCACATATTTGTTTTTGGACCACTTAGTACACTGGAGGAGATATGCCACATGCTGTGATTGGTGCGTTTTAGAGTAATGGATCTTGAAAGCCGTGTTGTGGATGGTGTTGATCATCATAGAAATGGAAATATGGCTGTGGGTTTTGtgtctgttgttctggcagggtctggtaccactttgagttggtgtgtcctgctctgtggggagcttgcttatAATGCTGAGCATGGTAAGCTTGGGGAGTTGTTTGAACGCCAGAAGAAGGGACTAAGGATGTGGACCCCATCAAGTATGTCTTGTAAATTCATAATGCTGATAGAAACTAAAATCACAAATTGAACACAGAGGCTGAATatatggcttattataacaatctgtgACCCACTGAGCCTCCTCCTCCAGGTTCTCCCCCCTGCCCATTCCCCTCTATGACGGAAGACAAGTTCACTGGCGACTTTACCTTGAAGGATCCCTTGAAATATATATTATCTATTTAAACTTCTGTTCTTCTTTGTACTTAGCTGTTACACTTGGAGCACCTTTCcctgctctgtgtaagctcaaaaccttgtctctctcaccaaaagaagttgctccaataaaagatatcagctCACCCACCCTGTCTGTCTGCATTTCTAAGACAGTGGTCAATATGATACCAAACACTGTACGTAGCTAGCATTCATCACATCCTCTTTCAATCTCTTCTCTCCCCACGTTGTACATTTTCAACTTTCTCCCCATCCTCACTTTCATCTTCATTCCTGTTCTCCcacctctcttcttccctcctctaACTCTATCAGAGTCACTCAAAAGGGCAAAGAATGTTACAAATACTTTGGACTCCCTGACAGGAACATGGGCACCTACTAAGGCTTTTATGCCCCCGAATAAGTACATCCATGCATGTGAGACTTGGAAGGaagaagaaggggagagaaatctaagtgagaaagaagagagagaaagatacaGTTGGTGATGGTTGTCAGAAAGCAACGCTGTTTGGCCATTCTTTCAAAAATGGATGAAGACAAGGAATGGAGATAAGTTGAAAGGAAACAGACTGCTCAGCAACACAGTTGAGAGGCGTTAGTTAAACTTGCTGGGTCGTtggatattgtttaaaaaaaagctgggatgagctggggaggggctgtgagaTTGATGGAAAAACAGTATAAGAAAGTGGCTCTGGCAATTGCATTCTGCCCAATTTACCTGCAGTCCCACACAATGTAGCGATGGCCATGGGGTGATAGGAGTACGAATGGAATGATAACATGGGGACTGGTattcctttgagcaggggtttggactagatgtccttccgaggtcccttccaaccctaatcttctatgattctatgggaaGAGTCTAGAAGACATTAAGGTGAGTGAGTGAGAGGTGAGGGGAGGATCTTATCCCCAGAATGGTCCAGGGGATAAGTCCTGGCTGAGGTATTTAGAGAGCTGGCTTCAGTACCCAGCACTGACACAGAGTCACTGGGTGATTTTTGGGATAGTGACTTCGACtctctgagtctggggtcccaTCTCTAAAGTGAGAACAATAATCTTCCTTTTCGCACTCCATTATTCTGTCTTGCCTTCTTAGATTGGGGCATGGATTGTGTGTTCCTCCTTTACTGTGAGTCTGTGCAGCACACGAAAGAACAAGGCCCTGATCtcttgggtgaccagacagcaagtgtgaaaaatcgggatataGGGTAgggagtaatagaagcctatagaagaaaaagaccccaaaattgggacagctcctataaaattgggacatctagtcaccttgctgatctcagctgggtcacggactgtctctcactgtgtgtctgtgcagtgtctGGCATGATGAGGACCCCACCTCTGTGAGAGCTTTTAAGTTTAATTGTAATATAACTTGTTGGTACCCACTGAGGATCTGctccagagagagactgagggagaaaGAAAACTTTAGGAGGAAAGTGAGGCGGGACAGAGGGTTGGTTAAAAAGAGAACTGCTCCTGATACTCCAGTGAGATCCACCACTGGAGATCCATGCACCCGCTGGACTCCTACCAAGGCTCTGTCCAGCCAATTCTGATTGGGGCCACAGCATCTGTGCTATTGATAAGCCTATGCTGGTAACAATCCTGATTTTGGAGATGTGATAGTAAACATCCATCCATCCTAATCATCATAATCCCCTGGTCAGTCTGTCTGCCTATATGTCTCCATTCATTGTGCtgttcccttccccactccctcgcTCTGCCTATTtcaaaccccctcctccccagactcACCCCCATTCACCTCCGGATCTGCTCTCCCCAGACCACTCCTGCCTGAACTGCTCCGGGCTGTTCAGATGCTCCGATACCAGGGCAGAGTCTTAGCTGCAGTCCCTGCTCCCCTTCACTGGAACCCGCTCTGTGCTTGCGGAGCCCAGAGATGAGGCACCCCAGGCCGAGAGGCTGAATGTCTaaggggtttgggaggaggggggtaaGGAAACCAGCTAAATCTGTCTTCCTGCTGTGTTGGGCAGCAAACCTACCTCTGGTTCTGGAAACCTGAGCCAAGTGGTGATGCCAAAGCCTGTCTCAGTGGGAAGGGGCTCCTGAGAACCCAGCGACTGCAGTGCTGGGAACATTAAGAAAgccagagatgagagagagagagttactgAGTGTGTGTGGGCTGACGGAGGCTAGGCATGAGTGGATGGAAATAGAGAGAGGGAGTCAGATGGAGAGAAGTATGGAtgtggagaaagagaggaagtcAGAGGTGAATTGGTAGAAGGACAGAAAAAGGCAGAGGACAATAAAGAAAGAGATAGATGGACAGAAGAGGAGAGAGCTGGATAGATGCAGAAATGTACGGTAGATGGCTAGAAGGACGGCTGGCTAGCCAGACCCCTCTGCAGCCGTCCTTGTGTCTCCTATCTTACCGGGATGGTATCTCTATGTGTCTGGGTGGGCTGAGGTCCAAAGCATGGCCAGGAAGGGCCCCGTGTCTCTGAGGCTGCAGGTGTCTCCTCCCACACAGCTCAGGATCTCTGTCCCAGGCTTCTAACGGCCGTGTGCAGGGAGAGAGACAAACCTTTATGCTTGTCAGAGCTGCAGAGTACGGGGAGAGTTTTCTCCCTGCATCGTCCCCAAGGGGCTGGCACTCAGCTGGTAATGTTTGTGGAGCCCCAGGGACCAGGGTTAACAGTTTTGTGAGGAAAGTTAGGTCAGACCAGGAGGCTGGTAAATAACAGCTTAATCCTGATTTATACCCAGAACCTGGAAAAAAGAATTGCATCAGTGTCCAACATAGTGTCCAGCATAGAACAAATCTTTTCAACCTTCTGGTACCTGCATTTACACCTGATGAATAGGCGTGTTCTACACACTACAGAAACTTGACAATGACCTTTTGCAGAAGGTCATGAGGTACTGGAATAGCTGGACAGTTACCTGGTACAGAAGGGTATGTGGTACTGAAGTAACTGGACAATGACTTGATGCGGAAGGATATGTAGTATCAGTCTGGCTGGCCAAGGATCTGGTGCCAAGATATTCAGCCCCTGTCTGTGACAGAGGAAACTCAGGGACTGGTGCCAACTGTCCCTGGCAGAGTAAGTGCCCTGCAAAGGCTTCAGAATGCAACATGCTGGGCATTGTTAAAGTCTTGGCTCCTGGTTGCAGCTGGGGGATCCAGCAATTGGGACTTATTAAAAACATGCTATTTGTAACATGGCCTCTGATGAGTCTCTTGTGGGGCTATTAAAAAGTTTTCTGCTTCAGATTAAGAAGAGAATTTAAGTGAATCCAAAGGGAGCCAAACTCGAGGGAGCCCCATGAGCAGCGGGAGAGCTTTTGTGTTCATTTCCAGTGGAATAAGGGGGCCCAGAGATCACAAGTGTTAGCATGATCCTGTCACTTATACAACACTAAACAGTTAAACCTGGTTCAGGGTTTTGAGGACAGAGATTTCAGCCGGCTCAATCCCATAGGCAAAACACTAGAAAATTTATGCCAAAGTCTGGAAATGTATTGAATCAGATGAATCAGAGgaaaaagattttcaaaataagaCATACATCAGTTTGAATCTGCTATTGGTTTGTTCTGAGAACCGAATGTAACCTAAACTTTTCAAAAGTCCCTTTCAGAGAGGATAGGAattcataggatatcagggttggaagggcccttaGGAAGttttctagtccaaccccctgctcaaaggaggaccaatcatcagacagattttttccccagatccctaaatggccccctcaaggattgaactcacaactctaggtttagcaggctattAGACTCTCACCTTTTGTCAGACAGTCCCTCATAGTGAGAAAGAAAGGATTTTAGTTCAGTTGATGGCTGTGACTGATGGTTTCCTGTCTTTAACAAAAGACTGACAAAGCAGATAGTATGGCAGTACAGCTTTTCTAGATCTCTGGATAAGAGGTGGCTGCTCAGTCTTAGCATCCAGGACAAGTATGCTGCTCTAACTCATTAGAGCCCACTCCCCTCTCACAGCTGGGAGAGAAGCCAAGAATCCTGCCCAGaccttccccactcctctcccacagctggggaaagaacccaggagtcctgtctacTAGCTGTCTCTGCAGGGTGGATAAAGGATCTAGAAGCAGGACAGATTGCTTGCACGTGAACTGGTCTTGTGTATTTAGTGCTGTAGGGAAGGGGTTCTATCTCTGGCTCCACAGAAGTGCGTGTAGCTGGCTCTGCATTTCCAGACATATCTGCGCAGCATCCACCCCCTGGTTTGTGGGAAAATCACTGGACAAGTGTGTGACTTATTCCCTAGTGGGTTCTCTACTCAGGGAGATAGCTCCTCCTTATCCAAGCATCCAACCATTGCTCTGAATCCTCAGTGGAGATTGGAGAAAAGACTCCACCCTTTTCTCTAGGCCTTGATCTCTCTGAactgtgctgcagagctggccTTTTATACTTCCGACTACGCCCCAATACTTCTGGTGAGGGAGGCAGGGTGATCTAGGATCCACCCTCCAAGGGAAGTGTAATGGTGCCTCACTCTCCCGCTCAGCAGGAGGCCACTCAGCCTCACTACAGGGCCATAAAACCAGAGTCTCTGTTAAGTCCAGGCTTTTCAGTGTCCAGGATGTCACAGCCCCAAGGACCCCCTCACTCAGAGGGTCCCGTGGGGAGGCAGATCAGCCTTGTATGTTGATAATGCTGGTGCAGGCATCACAAAGCATGTCGGGAAGGTTCAAAGGTGTGAATGTGGAGTGAAAGATTCTTTTACAGGTTGCGAGAAGccaaagagggagggagagagcagagaaTGGGTTAACTGCACACTTCGTCTACCGCAGTTTGAAGATAAGATGCTTACTCCAGCCCAAGGCCACAGCACACATCTGACTTTCGACTGCCAGCTAAGAAAGATGGGGACCTATTCCACCCCGACCAGCTGTGAGAGAGGAGGATTCAGCTGAACAGAACTTCAGGGGATGCAAAAATGAGCGAGACAGTGAAGGCCAGtggtgggggagtggggacaACCGTTTTCACTTCCCTGAGGCTGGTGTGTTTTGAGAAAGCTGAGAAAGCCACAGAAGACcagtttggactggtacaaagagcaccaggaacagaggtCCCTAAACGAAACTCCCCAAAAAGAACCCAGCACttaaaaaccctcctgagagTTGAAGCAAGCTGGAGATCAAGGATGCaccctgggttacccgtgcacaGGAGAGGAATTCCCAttcacccttccccctcttcttcttatcttacacccaggcttggccagcctcagGTAGCGTGGGTGTGAGTATGAAAATGAGTTAGGGCTGGGGCActaatgctttctttcttcctctgagtgacatgggagcattcccagcactcgccgctgttattttattattttattaataaaactttaaaatgtagtcACTTGGTgcgctcctccatc
Proteins encoded in this window:
- the LOC116825824 gene encoding olfactory receptor 2B2-like codes for the protein MVSWLDPHLHTPMYFFLSNLSFLDLCYTTSVGPQMLLNFRRSHKSISWAGCVAQLYISLSLGCTECLLLAIMAYDRYAAICQPLRYTAIMSLRFCLQLAATSWLCGFGNSMLQTILTLRLPRCGRNQIDNLFCEVPALLKLACIDTSANEAKLLAGAVIFLLVPLGFILMSYVYIGTAVLKIHSAKGRFKAFNTCASHLVVVSLFYGTGISMYLQPPSSYSQQRGKIVSLFYTMVTPMLNPFIYTLRNKEVHGAL